Proteins from a genomic interval of Ptychodera flava strain L36383 chromosome 7, AS_Pfla_20210202, whole genome shotgun sequence:
- the LOC139137149 gene encoding uncharacterized protein, with the protein MKHGRSVSMYTFVNRRRGVIIGGVISVVLLLLYILQISWLTLIIFTFLCGTFVAIVFITHSKSQATEDASFENKTSQFQMKNFKRSESRRVAGLDESHENIDPLSSRTFPSKEQSNSFTRSPIKINRRPRFQSPAGPLLNSSLSAFQTPGNSPISPVSISAKRYNFSSADQSTVLPNADVSVSSPRHFVAANRRYPTHQPQYSSLGFLPAVKWMGGSTFKETLSPLSPHSRNKITSPVTVKLASVRSPSPLLQNLRERHIKEGKADPLNKETVLSALRESKKRTSREQDDDASSCASSIEKDAKRRRYESSASSTSTWATASPAASGRNSPMPNGGFMISGVKRPPAQDGSEPSFGNNKKKIRNAIASSYSSMKKVKRKSPDKGAGRVKRKVADDEESDASSSRTPRMKLINVMKSPLETASSEKDRESSSAKDDDSSNDGPAEKSPESVAEERTKVNTPKKETPRLLKNTKSTLRKNVPAFSSLTDRHMPIPPSPLRYTQDDVAEDRRRAAQRVQQMMQAVEKTKQNDQEEEKSQDVKPALPSYTAAVASKASQLPAVGFGLQTSTTKSMTTPATSAAVSTSLPQLGVGLAKPSDTTTAAATTVTITTTSSDAGKQGINENNPLLSKADRSKLSSSLLAPATQEKNSSLPCVLQQKTLPDSTSSTVVDGTKTSSVTSALFSFGSTPASTAANIVTTSTNQKPLTLGNAAVSTAAAGLATTLSSAATGSVSNSTSLPALGVATATTLQVTASTAVPTATTSTAVASFLSSAILGGPVGGFNLQTAPTTLAATSSTTTSASTASRSLFTPTTSLSTAAQSATTSSLTSGLAGTVGVGFFSEKPPGSAGFSVQTPASTTTVTTSTAPTSSAPAAGFGFTLAGKTENTTAPTPSLFQSPFSNLSQTTPASTTLTSATTVTAAAAAATAAPTFTPVFGPPPTTTSLTTAASTQPQIPVFSVGTKPVSTTAPGGFNFSLPSQPTQNSSAAPIATTTSAPSGVNFMLGKTAASSSSTSALFPSASSATTATTTAPMFNFTPSPFTSSAATMTSSSSLTGTSTLTQSGFSAPSVATGSLFASGVTSAAPATTSTFTFGQVGGPSAFGTVASTAQSQSVFGTTSTTQSAFGTSGFGTATTQSAFGTGGPSAFSGPTATAAPFGSGTQTAASTSSVFGSTSTGFVTQQQQQQQTGSMFGDRSQQTSGFAFGAQQPTSTAFGSQQPASTSFGSSQATGLGAQQQTGFGFGTQQTTGFGTQQQTNPGFGTAQPTGTGFGAQQSAFNSAGSSTTTDSKPFAFGAPTATAAAASSGSSGFNFSAAGGTSSPAFGQSTSATPTVAPFNFTGGASTPVANPFTPGATTPGTPAIGGFSVGSTSAQSRTQRLKKIRAKMQKPRR; encoded by the exons ATGAAGCATGGGAGAAGTGTCAGCATGTACACATTCGTAAACCGTCGGCGTGGTGTCATCATCGGCGGTGTGATTTCAGTTGTTTTATTGCTTTTGTACATTCTGCAGATAAGTTGGCtgactttgataattttcacttTCCTCTGTGGTACTTTTGTTGCAATCGTTTTTATCACTCACTCGAAGTCGCAAGCAACTGAAGACGCCTCGTTTGAAAACAAGACTTctcaatttcaaatgaaaaacttcAAGAGGAGTGAATCTAGACGAGTGGCTGGGTTAGACGAGAGCCACGAAAATATTGATCCACTGTCCAGCAGAACTTTCCCGAGCAAGGAACAGTCGAACAGTTTTACGCGTTCTCCGATCAAAATAAACCGACGACCAAGGTTTCAGTCACCGGCAGGGCCGTTGCTGAACTCCTCGTTGTCGGCCTTCCAGACGCCGGGAAATTCCCCAATTTCACCGGTTTCCATATCGGCGAAGAGATACAATTTCAG TTCTGCTGACCAGTCCACAGTACTACCAAATGCAGATGTTTCTGTTTCAAGCCCTCGCCATTTTGTCGCTGCAAACCGCCGGTACCCGACGCACCAGCCACAGTACTCCAGCCTTGGATTCCTGCCAGCCGTGAAATGGATGGGTGGCAGTACATTCAAGGAGACCCTCAGCCCTCTGAGTCCACACAGTAGGAATAAAATTACAAGTCCAGTCACTGTGAAACTAGCCTCTGTTAGAAGTCCAAGTCCGTT ATTACAGAATCTGAGAGAGCGTCATATAAAAGAAGGCAAGGCTGATCCATTGAATAAAGAGACTGTCTTGTCAGCTCTGAGGGAAAGTAAAAAGAGAACATCCAGGGAACAAGATGATGATGCCAGCAGTTGTGCATCGTCTATTGAGAAAGATGCCAAGAGGAG GCGATATGAAAGTTCAGCATCGAGCACTTCCACATGGGCAACTGCAAGTCCTGCCGCGTCGGGCAGGAACTCTCCCATGCCCAATGGTGGGTTCATGATCTCAGGTGTGAAACGCCCACCAGCCCAGGACGGCTCAGAGCCCAGCTTTGGTAACAACAAAAAGAAGATCAGAAATGCAATCGCCAGTTCCTACAGCTCTATGAAGAAAGTAAAGAGGAAG AGCCCGGACAAGGGTGCAGGGAGAGTAAAGAGGAAAGTGGCAGATGATGAAGAGAGTGATGCTTCGTCGTCAAGGACACCACGTATGAAACTCATCAATGTGATGAAGTCGCCACTGGAGACAGCGAGCTCAGAAAAAGACAG GGAATCGTCGTCAGCAAAAGATGACGATTCATCCAATGATGGACCGGCAGAGAAATCCCCTGAGAGTGTAGCTGAAGAAAGGACAAAAGTGAACACACCAAAAAAGGAGACTCCAAGATTATTGAAGAATACCAAATCTACTCTGAGGAAAAACGTACCAGCATTCAGTTccttgacagacagacatatgcCA ATTCCACCATCACCGTTGAGGTATACCCAGGATGACGTAGCCGAGGACAGGAGACGAGCTGCTCAGAGAGTTCAACAGATGATGCAAGCTGTGGAGAAAACCAAGCAAAATGACCAAG AGGAGGAGAAATCTCAGGACGTAAAACCAGCATTACCTTCCTACACTGCTGCTGTGGCCAGCAAAGCATCGCAGTTACCTGCTGTTGGGTTTGGTCTGCAAACTTCAACAACTAAATCAATGACCACACCAGCTACATCAGCTGCAGTGTCAACGTCCCTACCACAGCTTGGTGTAGGCCTAGCCAAGCCCTCTGATACGACTACTGCTGCAGCAACTACAGTAACGATAACGACGACGTCTTCTGATGCTGGCAAACAGGGCATTAATGAGAACAATCCACTACTGTCTAAAGCAGACAGGAGTAAACTTAGCAGCAGCCTGCTTGCTCCTGCCACTCAAGAAAAGAATTCAAGTTTACCATGTGTCTTACAGCAAAAAACGCTGCCAGATTCTACGTCAAGCACTGTTGTAGATGGCACTAAAACGAGCAGCGTCACGTCGGCACTGTTCAGCTTTGGCAGCACCCCGGCCAGCACTGCTGCCAACATTGTGACGACAAGCACAAATCAGAAACCCTTGACTCTTGGAAATGCTGCAGTCAGTACCGCTGCAGCTGGCCTTGCTACAACCCTGTCTTCAGCGGCAACCGGTAGTGTTAGTAACAGCACATCTCTACCTGCATTGGGGGTGGCCACTGCAACAACATTGCAAGTGACTGCGTCCACTGCAGTGCCCACAGCAACCACAAGCACTGCTGTTGCAAGCTTTTTGTCTTCGGCTATTCTTGGTGGACCGGTTGGGGGCTTTAACTTACAAACTGCGCCAACAACACTAGCTGCCACCAGCTCCACGACAACGAGTGCAAGTACTGCGTCACGTTCGCTTTTCACTCCGACAACATCATTGAGCACTGCAGCTCAGTCAGCAACTACTAGCAGTTTGACGTCTGGACTTGCAGGGACAGTGGGTGTTGGATTTTTCAGTGAAAAGCCACCAGGTTCAGCTGGGTTTTCTGTGCAAACTCCAGCATCTACAACGACAGTTACCACTTCAACAGCTCCGACAAGTTCAGCTCCAGCAGCAGGATTCGGTTTTACGCTAGCAGGAAAGACAGAAAACACCACAGCGCCAACACCGTCTCTCTTCCAGTCACCGTTTTCAAACCTAAGTCAAACCACCCCCGCTTCAACAACATTAACATCAGCCACGACAGTAactgcagcagcagcagcagcaacagctGCACCTACATTTACACCTGTGTTCGGTCCTCCTCCCACAACCACCTCCTTAACGACGGCGGCTTCTACCCAACCACAGATTCCCGTATTCAGTGTTGGCACCAAGCCAGTTTCCACAACAGCCCCAGGTGGTTTCAATTTCAGCCTGCCATCGCAGCCAACTCAGAACAGCTCTGCGGCACCAATTGCGACGACAACCAGTGCGCCCTCTGGTGTGAATTTTATGTTAGGAAAGACTGCTGCTAGTAGTTCATCAACCTCCGCACTATTCCCATCAGCCTCATCTGCTACAACTGCTACAACCACTGCACCAATGTTTAATTTTACGCCGTCTCCATTCACGAGTTCTGCTGCCACCATGACTTCCTCCTCAAGTCTCACAGGTACTTCAACACTGACACAAAGTGGCTTCAGTGCCCCGTCTGTAGCGACAGGAAGCTTATTTGCAAGTGGAGTAACAAGCGCTGCCCCTGCCACGACATCCACCTTCACCTTTGGGCAAGTTGGAGGTCCGTCTGCTTTTGGGACTGTGGCTTCCACCGCGCAAAGCCAGAGTGTATTTGGTACAACATCCACGACACAAAGTGCGTTTGGGACTTCAGGATTCGGCACTGCCACAACTCAGAGCGCTTTTGGCACGGGCGGGCCGAGTGCCTTCAGTGGTCCAACAGCCACAGCAGCACCATTTGGCAGTGGCACACAAACTGCTGCAAGTACATCCAGTGTGTTTGGCTCCACCTCAACAGGATTCGTAacacagcagcagcagcagcagcagacAGGATCAATGTTTGGAGACCGATCGCAACAAACCTCTGGATTTGCCTTTGGCGCACAGCAACCAACCAGCACTGCCTTCGGATCGCAACAGCCAGCAAGCACATCTTTTGGATCTTCACAAGCCACTGGACTTGGAGCACAGCAACAGACTGGCTTTGGGTTTGGAACTCAACAGACAACTGGGTTTGGTACTCAGCAACAAACGAATCCTGGCTTTGGAACTGCTCAACCGACTGGGACAGGATTTGGAGCTCAGCAGTCGGCTTTCAACTCTGCAGGATCCTCTACAACCACAGATTCCAAACCCTTCGCATTTGGTGCAC